The Mytilus galloprovincialis chromosome 2, xbMytGall1.hap1.1, whole genome shotgun sequence genome has a window encoding:
- the LOC143063771 gene encoding RNA-binding protein RO60-like isoform X1 — protein sequence MAAAVDDKDLKRCCRLLNYYTEGSVYKVLGRTYNKENAACLVHMLEEKRGKEILAEVEKYNDNCTPVQKDMLLFTVALCMKSKDSELKQHANKIFLLLCKTAKELFTFIQFHKKLSGDTNSRGYGRSLRRTLNEWYNRQDPMDLAILVMKESASGGWSHANVLRLAHIKGKSEGTAIILKYLVKGMEELKKLGEQPENVQKVVDYLKTIHSVRNSTDEHQVARLIEQHHLGKQQVLPALLNSKEIWGALVSEMSVGEVLENFNKLASVGFLEIAHDGSKKIVEMLRSEEILQKSNIQPIDVVMALSAYEHGKAGKVTWMRNEAVIDALNFALESTMKVNESNNTKSTNKRYLIGVRVGSNTKKSTVRGTQSLPSLVAASAIAMITARKEDKVQLVYFADKATELTLTSESSLKEISEEISKQILVSAALPPVGSGDTPKQPCDLAAPIRWATENSKKIDVFINITDSLDRTGAITPSKALMQYRKEMNMPKAKLVSCGLCNANMKTADPNDPRMIDIAGFDATVPSIINKFILDEC from the exons atGGCTGCAGCTGTAGATGACAAAGATCTGAAAAGATGTTGTCGGTTGTTAAATTACTACACAGAAGGCAGTGTGTACAAGGTATTGGGCCGGACTTACAATAAAGAAAACGCTGCATGTCTCGTTCATATGCTGGAAGAAAAACGTGGCAAGGAAATACTAGCAGAAGTAGAAAAATATAATGACAATTGTACTCCTGTACAGAAAGACATGCTTCTTTTCACCGTAGCACTTTGTATGAAGTCTAAGGACAGTGAATTAAAACAGCATgctaataaaatattcttattacTTTGTAAAACTGCCAAGGAACTATTCACATTTATACAATTTCACAAGAAATTGTCAGGTGATACAAATTCACGAGGATATGGACGTTCGTTGCGACGTACCCTTAATGAATGGTATAACAGACAAGATCCCATGGACCTTGCTATTTTGGTTATGAAGGAATCAGCATCTGGTGGATGGTCACACGCCAATGTTCTTCGCTTAGCGCATATCAAGGGAAAATCAGAAG GAACAGCCATAATTTTAAAATACTTAGTTAAAGGAATGGAAGAGTTAAAGAAATTAGGCGAACAGCCAGAGAATGTTCAGAAAGTTGTAGACTACCTCAAAACCATTCATTCTGTGCGTAACTCGACTGACGAGCACCAAGTGGCCAGACTTATTGAGCAACATCATTTAGGAAAACAACAAGTGCTTCCTGCTCTTCTTAATTCAAAAGAG ATTTGGGGGGCTTTGGTATCTGAGATGTCAGTTGGAGAAGTTTTAGAGAACTTTAACAAACTTGCCAGTGTTGGGTTTCTAGAGATTGCTCATGACGGCAGTAAGAAGATAGTAGAAATGTTACGAAGCGAGGAAATCCTCCAGAAATCCAA CATACAACCAATAGATGTGGTAATGGCCTTATCAGCATATGAACATGGTAAAGCAGGGAAAGTGACTTGGATGAGGAACGAGGCAGTCATTGATGCACTCAACTTTGCCCTTGAATCCACAATGAAGGTCAATGAATCCAAT AATACAAAGTCAACAAACAAGCGCTACCTTATTGGAGTCCGTGTTGGATCAAATACCAAAAAATCCACGGTCCGGGGTACACAGTCACTTCCTTCCTTGGTTGCTGCTTCTGCTATTGCCATGATTACTGCTAGGAAAGAAGACAAGGTCCAGCTAGTATATTTCGCAGACAAGGCAACAgagttgaccttgacctcagaATCATCCCTGAAAGAAATTAGTGaagaaatatcaaaacaaattttaGTTTCGGCAGCCCTTCCTCCAGTAGGATCTGGT GATACTCCAAAGCAACCATGTGACCTAGCTGCACCAATCAGATGGGCAActgaaaatagcaaaaaaattgATGTATTTATCAATATAACAGATTCACTTGATAGAACAGGCGCCATAACTCCATCGAAGGCTCTCATGCAATACAGAAAGGAAATGAATATGCCAAAAGCAAA GTTAGTATCATGTGGACTTTGTAATGCCAACATGAAGACAGCTGACCCTAATGACCCAAGAATGATTGACATAGCTGGATTTGATGCAACTGTCCCTTCTATCATTAACAAATTTATATTGGATGAATGTTGA
- the LOC143063771 gene encoding RNA-binding protein RO60-like isoform X2, with protein MAAAVDDKDLKRCCRLLNYYTEGSVYKVLGRTYNKENAACLVHMLEEKRGKEILAEVEKYNDNCTPVQKDMLLFTVALCMKSKDSELKQHANKIFLLLCKTAKELFTFIQFHKKLSGDTNSRGYGRSLRRTLNEWYNRQDPMDLAILVMKESASGGWSHANVLRLAHIKGKSEGTAIILKYLVKGMEELKKLGEQPENVQKVVDYLKTIHSVRNSTDEHQVARLIEQHHLGKQQVLPALLNSKEIWGALVSEMSVGEVLENFNKLASVGFLEIAHDGSKKIVEMLRSEEILQKSNIQPIDVVMALSAYEHGKAGKVTWMRNEAVIDALNFALESTMKNTKSTNKRYLIGVRVGSNTKKSTVRGTQSLPSLVAASAIAMITARKEDKVQLVYFADKATELTLTSESSLKEISEEISKQILVSAALPPVGSGDTPKQPCDLAAPIRWATENSKKIDVFINITDSLDRTGAITPSKALMQYRKEMNMPKAKLVSCGLCNANMKTADPNDPRMIDIAGFDATVPSIINKFILDEC; from the exons atGGCTGCAGCTGTAGATGACAAAGATCTGAAAAGATGTTGTCGGTTGTTAAATTACTACACAGAAGGCAGTGTGTACAAGGTATTGGGCCGGACTTACAATAAAGAAAACGCTGCATGTCTCGTTCATATGCTGGAAGAAAAACGTGGCAAGGAAATACTAGCAGAAGTAGAAAAATATAATGACAATTGTACTCCTGTACAGAAAGACATGCTTCTTTTCACCGTAGCACTTTGTATGAAGTCTAAGGACAGTGAATTAAAACAGCATgctaataaaatattcttattacTTTGTAAAACTGCCAAGGAACTATTCACATTTATACAATTTCACAAGAAATTGTCAGGTGATACAAATTCACGAGGATATGGACGTTCGTTGCGACGTACCCTTAATGAATGGTATAACAGACAAGATCCCATGGACCTTGCTATTTTGGTTATGAAGGAATCAGCATCTGGTGGATGGTCACACGCCAATGTTCTTCGCTTAGCGCATATCAAGGGAAAATCAGAAG GAACAGCCATAATTTTAAAATACTTAGTTAAAGGAATGGAAGAGTTAAAGAAATTAGGCGAACAGCCAGAGAATGTTCAGAAAGTTGTAGACTACCTCAAAACCATTCATTCTGTGCGTAACTCGACTGACGAGCACCAAGTGGCCAGACTTATTGAGCAACATCATTTAGGAAAACAACAAGTGCTTCCTGCTCTTCTTAATTCAAAAGAG ATTTGGGGGGCTTTGGTATCTGAGATGTCAGTTGGAGAAGTTTTAGAGAACTTTAACAAACTTGCCAGTGTTGGGTTTCTAGAGATTGCTCATGACGGCAGTAAGAAGATAGTAGAAATGTTACGAAGCGAGGAAATCCTCCAGAAATCCAA CATACAACCAATAGATGTGGTAATGGCCTTATCAGCATATGAACATGGTAAAGCAGGGAAAGTGACTTGGATGAGGAACGAGGCAGTCATTGATGCACTCAACTTTGCCCTTGAATCCACAATGAAG AATACAAAGTCAACAAACAAGCGCTACCTTATTGGAGTCCGTGTTGGATCAAATACCAAAAAATCCACGGTCCGGGGTACACAGTCACTTCCTTCCTTGGTTGCTGCTTCTGCTATTGCCATGATTACTGCTAGGAAAGAAGACAAGGTCCAGCTAGTATATTTCGCAGACAAGGCAACAgagttgaccttgacctcagaATCATCCCTGAAAGAAATTAGTGaagaaatatcaaaacaaattttaGTTTCGGCAGCCCTTCCTCCAGTAGGATCTGGT GATACTCCAAAGCAACCATGTGACCTAGCTGCACCAATCAGATGGGCAActgaaaatagcaaaaaaattgATGTATTTATCAATATAACAGATTCACTTGATAGAACAGGCGCCATAACTCCATCGAAGGCTCTCATGCAATACAGAAAGGAAATGAATATGCCAAAAGCAAA GTTAGTATCATGTGGACTTTGTAATGCCAACATGAAGACAGCTGACCCTAATGACCCAAGAATGATTGACATAGCTGGATTTGATGCAACTGTCCCTTCTATCATTAACAAATTTATATTGGATGAATGTTGA